ATGGCGGGCGTGGCCATTGCCACGTCGCCAATCCAATTGGGCAGAAAGATCCCGAGGCGCATCCCTTCGCTCCATCGTTGGGCGCCGCTGTAGTGAGGGGTACGAGTGTAACGGAGGGGTTCGCTAGCGGCAATTGAAGTTGAAGGGTGCTAGCAGTCGCCCCATATTTTCTTCTCTCCTTTGCGCCTTCGCGCCTTTGCGTAAGATCTTAATTCGATTTGTCTCACGCAAAGGCGCGAAGGCGCAAAGAATACGGGGAGAAGCTATTGAAGAACTATTCCGCGAGATTGTAAGTCTTCACGGAGTTTGGCGGGCGTCGTGAAGAGCGTAGCGTCGAGGCCGACCGCCAGGGCGCCGTCGACGTTTTCCTGTCGGTCGTCGGTGAAGAAGACCTGGCCTGGTTCAGCGCCCGCGAGCTTCACGGCGTGCGCGTAGATCGCCGGCTC
This window of the Candidatus Hydrogenedentota bacterium genome carries:
- a CDS encoding HAD-IA family hydrolase, with protein sequence EQLAAAGHQLGIMSNTNTLDWEFVTSGRYPFLNNAFEQYVLSFEVRSMKPEPAIYAHAVKLAGAEPGQVFFTDDRQENVDGALAVGLDATLFTTPAKLREDLQSRGIVLQ